The DNA window AAAAAATACAGTCCTGAAGCCAAGTGTTCTCAAAGATAAGAAGCCAAGTAAGACATTTCTATCCCATTTACACCTTGTCTCCTTCTTGAACATAGCCTTAAGCCCCTTTAcaagcagcaaaggcagctcctGATGCCTGGAGGCCTGTCCTTTATGATGATcgttttttggggtttgtttccccaaagagcaacaaaaaaataaggTACTACACTGAAGCCCACATGGTTTACAATGTGAATCCAGAGCATATGGAAAAAAGCCCACTCAGAGACCAAGTCCTAAATTTCATCCAGATCTATGGTAAACACTCACGATCCAGAGGCTTGATAACAGCTTTGCATATCTCTTGATACCCACATTAAAGCTCTGTTTCTTTAAGAGACACTGCAAATGCACTAACTACCAGGTACATCCCTACAGGCGGGGGAAACACCATACCTGAAGTAGGAAAACGGCTCATATTAAGAGACATGAAAATCCCTTCCATTTCCTTAAAATGTGTCAGAGAAATGCTGCAAGACACTGTTACCCCTTCTCTTGCAAAACCATGCCTGACCGATTTCCACCAGCACACACCAGTGAACGGCTTGTCGGGAGGAGGGCAAAGCATTCCTGGCCAAAAGCAGTGGGTAGGTCTGTGCCAGATCAATGCCCTGATGCAGCATGTGGCCGGCAGCCGGCAGGAACCATCTCCGTGTGAGTCACCTACAAGactgcaggtgctggaggcctAAGGAAAGTTGAATCCTAGCCACTAACAGCAATGTAATCGTGTTGTCTTCTCAGATCTCCGGCTGATAAATGCACCCAGTTACTCCTAACTGTCTCCTGTACAAAATAACACCTTCCAGAACACCTACCTCTTCAGTAGATTTTAaccacactgcagctgcacaagAAAATCCATTCATCAATTATAAATCAATTGAGGAAGAGAAATCTGCAGCTCGCCTGATTGCCCTTGCTGTCCCTGCTACTCACTGATCCAGCCTGCcagctattattattattactgctaTTACTATTACTGTTATTTCAGAGGCAGGATGAATTGAACAGATAACTCCTTCCTTCACTGGTAATAACTGCAGGAGTAATTCCTTAGCAGAGTGATCTTTGCTCTGTTGGGAAAGGGAGAGCTAGGAAGactgaaagggagaaagagaaagaatcTGTGTTCCACAAGAGGCCATGGAAGTAGGGTGGGCCAGATGCAACTGCAGTCCCTGGCTACAGCACTCCTGCTCTGACTGCAGGAGACTTCTTTAAATAGGTAACTATTCCATGAGAaggagctctgctcctcctctcctgctgtcaGTTCCCAGCCCTCTCATTCCAGGAAAAGAAGATTTGCATTATGCGAGGCTGCTTTTTACAAGTAAAGCATTTGCAAAAGTTTACTTCAGAGGGAAGGATTAGGGGGGCTTGTTGCTCGACgacaaaaaaaaatgtctaGATAGGAGGAAGCAAAGGCAGGCTGGAAATGTTaaaaaggctggaaaggacTTCAGGAAGTTTTAGCCACTGTCTGATAAACATGGCTGTATTGACAAACATTGGGAATGAAGAGGGGGGATGCTATATAAAACTCtgaaaaagtattaaaataataattgatAATAATAATGCAGAGGGAGGGGAATTTTTTTACCCTTCCCTGCTGAAGCAGtcttgcagatatttttctatTGTATTAAATTAATCAGTCCAAATGCTACAGTATGCTAGTATTTCTGCAGCTAAACGAGTAGCAGGACAACTGgatattttactctttttttggtgttgaGTGTTCCGAGGTGACTAAATTTGCCTTGTTGAGCCTTGTAAAATCCTGACTTAATCATGTAAACTTCTGTGTAAGCAAAATAGACGAAACTTCAAAGGGTCAAAAACCCTTTAGGGATTTGTGAGGAGACGCCAGCAATAGATCCTAATCTGCCTCCAGAATCCTGGCTGTATTTGTCCAAGAAACTGGTACCAGCAAACTCTCGAAGGTAGAGATAGTGGGTTGATTCAGCCTTTATCCCCTTAGAGAGTATTGGCTTTGTGAGGCTCTAGGCAGCGCTTCAACGCCAGGGGATCTTGCCCAAACCCTCTAAAAATGAAGTACAGGAGTAATTTGAGATAATGACTTTGTAACAGGCTTGGGCAGACCTTGGACAGAAGAAGTGAGAGATGTTATCACCCCAGCATTCCtcttaaaatgcagtttttcccCCTGCTTATTCCCAGTTAGTCAAAGCTACATTAACATTCCATCCAGGGCTGCTAAACAGAATCTTAATTAGTCCTGATACTCTTGTGCAAGGGGTTTATTCATTGCACTCTTAACTAATGGTTGCTgtcagagtatttttttcttctttgggtTCTTTGGGGATATCGTGTTCTTCTGCAAAGCATGACAGAAATGTAATgtgcatgcaaaaaaaaagggaagaaaaaaaaccccttgcaGATCTGAAATCTTATGACTGAGGCTAACTCCAGCCTTGTCTAATGGCGAGACATTGTTAGGACTAATGAGAATAACTTCACCAACAGAAATatccctgcattttttttttattttgaatttcaatGGTACACGctctcttgctctttttttttttttcccgtgaCAGAAACCAGTACATACTTGTTAGTGTTTTGAAGCAGTTCAAGCAGCTCCCACTCAATTTCCAGCCCTCTGTATTTCGCTTTAGCCACCCGTGGCTCAGTATTTAAGAAGAAAGTCTGTAAGTGGAGAACTAACAAATTACAAAGCGGCCCGTTGCTCCGGCAGGACCCTTCTCTCTGCATTAAATCGTGTTTATAACCCCACTTTACAGTCattcctccctctgcccctcgTCTGAACGCCCATTTCTGTTTTACACGCACACGCGTGTCTGTCCCCGCAGCGCTCCGCTCGGGCTGGCTCCGGTGTCAGCATGGGGAAGCTCAGGCGCCAGCGAGAGTTCTGCACACACGTATCATGCGAGGTGAGCATCCCGCAAGGTTATTTGTGGCTCGGGGCTTTGTCGTGACAGTGAACAGCCACGACACGCACCACTAAAGCCAAGGAGAGGCGAAGCGGGAGTGCCTGGCCATCCGCGCTGGGCTTTTTCGTTGATCAGGAGCTGCTTTTTGCCTGTAAATCTACGTTCGGCTACACCGACCTCGGAAACAGATTTATAAGTCTATAAATTGCCGTTTCTTTCTTGGGGCTTGGAGGGAAGAAAtaaagaggagagggagagagcgagaaacagagacacagagaaagaaaggtgtttctttaaaataggAGGTCCGTGTTATTTAGCTGCGGCTCATCCCTATTAAAACCTCCTTCCCATAAGCTTGCGTAACATTGATTACTCACAAAGAGTTCACAATAACTATCATGTAGCTAAACTAATTGAGACAATCATGCTAAGTTATAGCCAGCCTAAAAGGTACCATTGATGTGGTAATGCCTATAGAAAGTCAGACATGCGACTCACTACCATTTAATTGCTCCTTTAAACCTGTTATTACAATGTTAACTGGCTTAAGTATATATCGCTCCCTTTTATTGCCTTGATGTGACAAATTAAAACATACACTCTGGAAGCGGCATTCATTTGCGGACGTAGTTGCAGGAAAAAGGGAGCCGGGCGATGTCAAACCTGTCAggatgaattaattttaaaacttgcaTTTTGCACTGCAATTCCCAGTGCAGTTTTGTTGCactgggaaaacattttttttctataaacaTATAACTGTTACATATAATATCATATGTACTTATATCCATCTCGCTCAGAGCTGCCGTAAAACGAGCCCCATCgcgctaaaaaaaaaaaaaaaaaaaaaaaaaaaaatcaccccttTTGGCTCCGACACCTCGCCTAACGCTAAATTAAGTAGAGGTCTAGGAAAGCGGGGAGGGAGGCAACAATGGGGCTTGTACCTCGGCTCAGCGCCACACGCctctggggagaggggagggaggggagttTTCCGTAGTTACCTCCCCCGGGCTGCCGAGTCCCAGGCCCAGGGAGGAGGGGGTTACCCACGCCCCAAGACACCGGAGCAAAGCGGCAGCCACAGTTCCTGCGGGCTGCtcttttactgcttttcttcaCGATGAAGCTCTGCCGAGCTCCCtcaaggaggaggaaaaaaaaatatttcttgcttCCCCATCCTAAGGCTGAGCCGGGTTGGGGATCATTTAGAGGCACCAGGCTGCGCCTCTGCTGCTGCGAGGAGCTGAGCCAGCCCCGCACTGCCCTGCGCCTCTCCCTTTCTGTCCCCCGTGCATCCTCCGTGGGCTGGGCGGGAGCTTCACGGGCTCCAGGTGAAACTCCTTCCCTGGAGCAATGGTGAAGGCATTCATTCCCCCCAAAAAGAAATATGCCGTTTCCTTCTTCCCTTAccctctttcccctcctccGCTCGCGGAAAGATGTCAGAGGGTTAAAATGTCCTGCTCGCCCTCTCCCTTGATCTCGGGGAGAGAGGTAAGAGTTGCTGGCACCTTTATGGGACTCAGACCTGCGGCGGCTGAGGGAAGCGTCGGCCCCCGCTAACTTTGATCGACCTTATTCATCCCAGCTGCGCTCTATTTGTTTGTCATTTCGTCTTTTTACTCCCAGAGTCGTTATTTATGGTCTGAAAAGTGAAACGCGCAGTGATTTGCCGTTACATGGACTCTTTGCAAACGGGGGGAgacacctcctcctcctcctcccctccccctccgTGAGAGGGGGGGCTGccaaaagagagggaaaaaaacctgtctcAATCATTATCAAATCAGTTTTGAATTCATTACTCCAGAGCATTAACTAATTACCAgatcagagagaagaaaaaataaatatccctTTAAATAACTGAAGGTAATTATAACCCTGTTGTTGACACTAACGATTAATAATTGATCAGAAGTTATACACAATAAATTGTCAATTTATCTCCCTATAAAAATGCacatacttatttttatttacttcgTAGGCATTTTTTAAGAGCCCGAGCAGCAAGAGTACCCACATAGCCGCCGCGCGAGAAGcaatatgacttttttttgtcCCCTGCACAAATATTCGGGAGTATTTTGAAATCCCTCGTCACGGATGACGGAGTGGAGAAGTgactttttctgcctttgtgcGTTCCTGCCTTTCCGCGAGCGGCTGGGCCGAGGTGACACCCCCCGCCCTTTCCTTTCAGTCCTTAAATCCCGAAAGGATCCAGGTTAACGGAGGCCACTCCCGAGGCCGAGTGGCCACGTCCCTCTGTCCCTTACTTTTTgctcagggaaaaaatgcagccaGCTCGGTCGGGATTGGATGTGAAATGGTGACATTATTCCATGAGTCACGGCTCGGGAGGGGGAGCACGGGTCCAGGCTGCGGGAGCGGGGCTGTCACCTCGGGCAGGGCGCTCGCAGGTAAAACACTCCCCCAGAGCCCGCCTGCCTCCAGGTCGCTGCCTGCAGCTCCGAGCTACCTGTGGGCCAGCGTGTCCCGCGGACCACGCTTTCCCTCTGTACTTTCAAGAAATATTCTGCTTCAGACACGCCGAGTAATAATCAGGGATTAGATGCATGAGTGCTTTGACTATGCACTATGGATCCctttgttttaaactttttttctccccctcgcttttatttctttaaaagctgGAAACATACCTAAGTTATTAGTTACTGGATTAAAAACAAAGGGGTGAACATCACATTACTTAATGTGGAGTATTACTCtaataacagtattttttaCCATCATTATTCAGTTCCTACAATGGAAAGGCTCTTTTCGACTACCTGGATCGTGGGAAACTTGCCTAAGTACCCAAGATATGTCTGAATGCAGAAGGCAAAAATCAACCTATATATAAATTTTGTCTGGggtggtgtggggtttttttgtttgtttgttttggggttttttgtttattttgtttgtttgtttgttttgtgggggtGGGTTAGAGTTTGGGGGAGgagtggtttgtttgtttcaaaagtTAATAAGCAATAAAACCCTCCCGGTATTGATTACATTCCTGCCACAGCCTCTTAGACGAGCACCGAGTCTGAACTGCCTTCAAGTGAGATGTAACATGTGACAGAGCCAGAAACTTTCAGTGGTGACagggttgtgtttttttttttttgttgttttttttgggtttttttgttgttttttttgggtttttttttgtttgtttgttttttttttttttgttttttttttttttccccgtgaAGATGGACACGGAGAGGCCACCACGGAGCGGAGGGGAGCGGGTCGGGCCGGGCTGCTTCACTCCGCTCCGGGCTGGCCGGTGCTGGGCCActcccgccccgcgccgcgggGCTGAGGGTCCTGCCGTGTCGGGAACTGATGGATGGCCCGTTAGGGAGGTGGCTGCCGTCAGGTACGGCTGAATCAGATAGCCAACCTTACATCTTTCTTCACCTGGAAGATCACCCTTCCATCCCTCCCCAAAACCTGAAGACCATCTCCGCGGGTAGAAATCCGTGAGGGCAGTCCTTTTCGTTCTTGTGTTGGTGGGTTTTATTACcggtttgttggggtttttcttttttttttttttttttttttttttttttttttttttttttttttttttttttttttttttttgtttgttcgtttgtttgtttgtttccctgcagcctgcctCTCTATTATGGGGCTGAGCAAGACGGGGGAAAATACGACAATGGAGTGGGGAGAGAAACGCAGATGCCCATGGCGCTTTCCATTAACTTTCCCCTTAGCAGGGCCCGTTTCCCTCCAGCCACGAGCTGGTGCGCAACAGCAGCAATTCccatgtctgtctgtctgtctgtccgcGGCTGGCCTGAGATGCATGTTACCTCTGTCCCCaatcccttcccccagcctCCAGCCAAACAAAGGTGGGCGAcgctttttttctgctcctaaAGGCAGTTGGTAAGCAGCTTTCCTGAAACAATAACTCTCTTATTGAGAACAAATGTTGACATTTGCAGGGAGCGAGGGAAAAAGCAGCCCAGGAAGTGTAAAGTGGAAAGCGACCCTCTTCCTATTCGACGACAGCGCCAATTCCTCCGGGATCCCACCTGAGATTAAAGCCCGAATTTCAATAAATCAGCTCTAATGAAACCTCTGGCCCCGAAGAGGGAAGGGTTTGCCTTTCCCGCTCCGAAATGAGCACAGAAACgaggggcagggggtggggaGAAGAGAGAGTAAATATAGAAAGGGGTGTGAGATTTTAATCCCAGCGGGCTCATTAGCATCGTTATGAAATAAACCATACACAGAGTGATGTATTTTATCGTTCATCCCTTTTTCTTGCTACACTGAAATAATCACATTGTTTTTGCCAACAATCTAGCAAGGCTACACTTTCCTCCTGCTTTCAATTTTGATTACTAAATCTCGAATGATGTTGAATATGCAGTTCTCGCCCATTagtttcttatttaaaaaaaataaattcatatgCCAAATCATTTCAGTGGCGCCCATCTGCATCCATTAACCGTTTGTGAATTTCTCAGAGGATGAGAGAAGTCCATTGGGTTTTACATACATAGTGAATACTTGAAAGCGAGTTTCCCGAGTCTTTctacttttctttccagaaagaaatCCAGGTCTAAATACTAGCAAGGGTGGGTAAATTATGGAAATCTTTTATAAGTCTTTGGGCGTATAAACATCAAAGGAATGTCGTCAGCCTTTTTTAATCTCTGCCACAGCTTTTGGTTTTTACCAATTGAAATGTACACTTTGTGTCCAACAGAGACCTGGGACATATAACATGGGTGGCAGGGGATCATGGAGTAGGAGCAAGAGTGGGGAAAAGAAAGTTCAGGTATTTCCCCTGACATAAAAATCCCTCCATAAGACCTCCCTGGACTGCACAGTCAAGACAGTTGAGGATGATTATAGTAAATATTTGCAATCTACATCATATGCTAAACTGGAgggtaaaaaattaattacttcttAGCTATTTGCCTAATTGTACTACACACTACATGCAGATACAATTGCATTCTACCTCAATGAAAAAGAGGATGTTACAGGAGCAAAGAAGCATCATTCCACAAACAGCATAAGAGTGTGAGTAGGCCTCCAGCTGCAAAGATCTTCACTGCTTTAGTTTTAGCTAGACAGACCCCAGAGTATTCCAGAATAACGTTATTAATTTCTGCCCTTTCAGCTGAAAAACACACGCATTTTCCCAGTCAGTTAGATGTCTTTATAGGGGTAAATTTCGAAGAGGAGTTAGGGGTGTGTGCATGGGAATTGTGTATatgcattcaaaaaaaaaaaaaaaaaaaaaaaaaaaaaaaaaaaaaaaaaaaaaaaaaaaaaaaaacaaaaacaaaaaaaacacaccagcTTCCTTTTCCCCTATTTAATATAATCACAACATATTTCTGGCCTCCAGACTAGCAGGGCTCTTTATCCAGTTAACCTTCCCAAGGCTGATGCCTGAAGTATCTAAGATCACTTTCAAATGCCCTTTCTAACAAGACCTGAGCAAGAGGCCACTAATTTTCACTGAACAAAAAGCCACTGGAGAGAGATCCGTTTGTCAATATCAACTGGTCCAGCAATTTCCCATCTTCAGACACATCAGCCTATCTGAGCTGGCAGATGTTTAGACAAGATTTTATAAATTGTTCAATATCAGACCATAATGAACCCCAACTGACCATTCCAAAGCAGCTAAAAGCATTCAGGATCTCCCCTGCTGGGATCTAATAATGCTCTCACGCTGGAACATTATTAATCATGGAATAAAATAGATGAGCCTCTTGAAAAATAAGTGTATGATTGATTAAAGGGCAATCTAAGAAGCTATTATTCTTGTTTTATAACCGTAAGTTATATTCACTCAATTTatcttttggggaaaataaatgaTTGCTCgtttcttttctgaaattatattaCATGAGGATTCCCATTATtttactaaaaattaaaattatgagtTGGCTAATTTTATGATTCAATCAAAGCAGACTTCCAATGTAACTGTAAAGGTATGGGTTACCAATATAAAGAGggaaaaccataaaaaaaccccaaacaggtATTGGggttaatattttttcttttttttttttttttcctccttgcatATTTTAGCCAGAAGCCGAAAATAAGCAACTAGAAGTAAGCCACGGttgataatatttttcctttagaaacaGTGGATTTAAAGaatgataaataaaaagctACCTCACACCCCGTATAGTTTGTAAGAAACATGCATATATTCCCATCACCCTTTCTACGCATATTCATGTATATATACAAATACGTATTTGTACATATGAGTGTATTTAAAGCTTGAGTATAACGGAACAAGgcagaaggaattaatttatgCAAAGTATATATTTGCAACATGTTTAAATTGCTTACTCATTTTATGATCTTAGCTCTACTAGTGAAATTAcaaatttcctccttttctaaataataaattaatattttgaggGAAATGAACGAAAAACACAACGTTGTTGCAGACTAGTctgtttttatttacaattaGAGATATAAATTAGTAAAGAATTCTTGTTAAACAACCAGAGATTGTATAACCATCAACGTTTCAAATAAAAACCAGGcaaaatttatttacaaaaagtTCAGATTTCATTGCAATACAACTTGCATAAATTACTAGAAGCTTTATATcgttacaaaaataaatatcaaatttGTTTCCACTTTGTAAGGACTCAAGTTCTCCAATCACGTCTTTATTATCTCTACTGTATACatcttttacaaataaattttacaaTAAATCCTATCACACCTATCGAATAGATACCGTGGCAATGAAGTGATCAATTCAAGATATCCTGAGAAAAACAGATCTGTTTTCAAAAGTCACACATACATTGGGGAAACTATACTATACCAGCAAACTCACATATGTCCAACAAAATTCTGGTTTAATAATTAGATTCTGAAGATTTAATAGTGCTCTGTGGTCTTCTTTTATACAGTGGCACCAGATGTGATCCGGATTTAGAGATTTGTTATATATATTAGCTCGGGGAGAGATGATGGCTTGCTGacttttttcaaagcaattgTGACACCTACCTGTGGACCAAGGAAAAAACCAGATCATCCAAAAATCCTTCAATTAAACTCTAACGCCATTAAACGGGGTGGGCGGGAAAGGAAGTAAAGCAAAATTCTTACTCCTCTAATTTCTcctaacagaaataaaagttagTTGAAAAATATCGGCAAGGtgattttttggttgttgtttaTTTAGCTCTAAATAGTTGAAGTCTTCGGAGTGCTTTTGCTAGCTAGGCAAGAGCCAAGTCACATACCTTGCTTAAGGTACCTTGTTTAAGATTCATGTGGGTTTCTTACAGTtgtccctttttattttaaatactcagTCACTGCGTGAAGCCCCACTCAATTTTAGCACGGCCACGTGAGCACAAGcactctgtttttaaataacaatacctttaaaggttttttgttttttttcctgaagatttCTCTCAGTAACATTTAAGTAGTCCCTACGGCTTTGCCTTACACAAGCGAAGAGTAAGCAAAGTGAGGGAACTGTCTAACCTGGCTTGAAAATTAAGACAAACCCAAGAAGTAACAGTAGTCATAAGAGGtttctgaaaacagcagaaaaaatgttttactttgtGACCAAACTCTCAAGTAACGAAGCAAGAAATTAACGTTAAGTGAGTCTAGAACCGTGCAGCACGTCCCAGATCTGATGCCAAATGATCAGTGTAATAGAAAATGTTCTCACTTACTTGCATTGCTGTGTGATTTCACTTCTATAGGTATGGTTGTACTCCTACTGTGCAGACTTCAGTGGGATCTGTCAAAATATAACCGTCAGTTAGTCACAGGACACAGCCAGCTAACTAGATTATACAGTCTGTGTAGGTCCCAACCCTCATTGGTGCACAGTTCGTAGCTGTGTCATTTAAAAGACTAgccaatattttatatttgcctGTATCTCGAGTAATTTTGTAGAATAAGATGACAACCATATTAGTGCAgaagtttttcagaaaaaaaaaaaaaaaaaaaaaaaaaaaacaaacccaaaacccaaacaaaccaagaaGCAATCAGTTACACAAAGTCACGCTCCACGTAATTTCACGTCCAAGGTCAGCAATTATCTGAACCCAAAGCTGAAAAAACCCCGTGAGAATACTGGAAACAAAGAGAGTCAAACCAGTTTgtcgggaaaaaaaaaattacaggcaATGACACCAATGCTCTCTGGATAGCTTTGTGtgtagttttccttttttaaaaaacctacTTCTCAAAGCTGCATCTGCAGCCTGCGAGACTGATCTAAAAGTCGTCTTTCACATTTCCTCTCGCGGTTCTTAGGGGCAGGTACCGATACGACGGCGACACGCCGGTTTTAATCCCCAGGTTATGTGAGTGCCCATCTTCGCTCTGGCAGCGGTGGCACCGAGCTCGCTGGTTTTTCCAGAGAGGGTTTCAGTATTTACAGAGCATAGGGGACATCTACGGgtcagggaaggaggaagaaggagaagagggaagaaagcGGCAGAAACAATTCACCTACCTTTCTTAGAGTCATAGCTAGGGGGCCTGTAATGTTGTTCTAGCTGGTTAGTGATCGTTTTCAAAGAGTCACTGCTCTGTTTGTGCACAGAGCTGGCATTTAGGACAGTCTGACTTAGTCCCTCGTTTGAAGCCACTGCTGCGGAGTTGTATCTCAGGattccctggctctgcagagcattAAAGTTCCCATAGTTTGTATAATTGCTATAAAAAGGTGAGGTGTAATAAATATGCCTCcccaggagggaggagggcGAGTAGGCAGCGCTGTGCGGGGCGGAGGCGGGGGTGGCCGAGGAGAGCGGTGCAGGCTGACAGCCTTGGCCCAGGGTCTGACTCTTGAGGTCCGAGGTGGCGATTTCGGCCAGAGACCAGAGCTTGGGCTTGCTGGCCGGCGTCGGGGGGCCGGGGGAGGCGCGGGGCCCCAGCGCCGCCTTGCTAGCGCTGCGAGCGGCGTCGGCGTGCGGGTGGCCGAGGAGAGGGGCCTCCACGGCCGCCAACGGCGAGGAGGTGGCGGGCTTGGCCGGCGGGTCGCGttccccgccgccgccgtcaTCCTCTTCGATgtcctcctcctcgtcctcgtCCTcgtcctcttcctcctcctcgaTGTCCTCGTACTTGTCTTTGCACTCCGAGCCCGACTCGCAGAGGGGGTCTCCCGCTCGGCAGGGCAGCTTCTCGCCGTCCGATTCGGCGGAGCACGAGTGGTCCGTAAGCGAGTCGACTTGCAAGCTGATCCCTGCGGAGGCCCGCCGGGCACAGAGAGGCAGTAAGGAGGGGCGGCAAAACAGAGCGGGAGAGAAGCGAGCCCAGCCACCACCGCGCCACCGCTGCGGCCAGGCAGGCTCAAGCCATCCCGGCCTTTTCCCGTTCCGAGGAGCATCCATCCCCACGGGCTGGCTCTTTCGCGGGCCCCCCGCACCTCCCCGCCTAGCCCCTCACGGCGTCACCAGCCTCCCCCCGCCCGCCTCGGCCACGGGCACTGATCGGCGACAAGAGACCGGAGCAGCCGGTGGCGACGGGAcggggcaggtttgggggtcGTTTTTGTTAAATGCCGGGCCCCCACTCCTACCCC is part of the Vidua chalybeata isolate OUT-0048 chromosome 1, bVidCha1 merged haplotype, whole genome shotgun sequence genome and encodes:
- the IRX2 gene encoding iroquois-class homeodomain protein IRX-2; translation: MSYPQGYLYQPPGSLALYSCPAYGASALAAPRSEELARSSSGSAFSPYPGSAAFTAQAAATGFTSPLQYSTDPATGFPSYMGSPYDAHTTGMTGAISYHPYGSPAYPYQLNDPAYRKNATRDATATLKAWLQEHRKNPYPTKGEKIMLAIITKMTLTQVSTWFANARRRLKKENKMTWAPRNKSEDEDDDEGDGARSKEESPEKMPESNETSAEDEGISLQVDSLTDHSCSAESDGEKLPCRAGDPLCESGSECKDKYEDIEEEEEDEDEDEEEDIEEDDGGGGERDPPAKPATSSPLAAVEAPLLGHPHADAARSASKAALGPRASPGPPTPASKPKLWSLAEIATSDLKSQTLGQGCQPAPLSSATPASAPHSAAYSPSSLLGRHIYYTSPFYSNYTNYGNFNALQSQGILRYNSAAVASNEGLSQTVLNASSVHKQSSDSLKTITNQLEQHYRPPSYDSKKDPTEVCTVGVQPYL